A single region of the Streptomyces diastaticus subsp. diastaticus genome encodes:
- a CDS encoding IS1182 family transposase, protein MSLHARKIDGVPEETARVARSAFPKGSLAMRIRDELGELFTDEDFASLYPSRGKPAWSPGRLALVSVMQFAEGLADRQAADAVRGRLDWKYLLGLELADAGFDHSVLTEFRDRLIEGDAGIELLDRVLGAAAERGLLKAGGRARTDSTIVLSAARQINGLVRLGETLRAALNSVAAREPEWLAGWAPSDWFDQYAIRFEDTRLPKGKAKQTELIDQIGADGLSLPAALNAPDAPASLRLLDRVQTLRQMWIQQYFVDDGQVRRRDLKDRPPGAERLVTPYDTDARGSVKRGTFWDGYKVHLTETCEPDRPNLITHVATTDSTVQDVRLVAPIHAHLAERALLPDRHLVDAGYATAREVVTARRDHGVGLVGPILASTSWQTKDSGGFSQADFTIDWDSQRVTCPNGITTSNWREDRSQYGAAVVRARFPTAACRPCKAREQCTRSNNKSDMGRRITLRPQAEQEVIQQARAQEDTPEWKEQYAHRAGVEGTISQVVRAFGLRRCRYHGLPKARLQHQLTAIAMNFHRLNAWWTDTPRARTRTSHLAALRPAH, encoded by the coding sequence GTGTCGCTGCACGCGAGGAAGATCGACGGGGTGCCCGAGGAGACGGCCCGGGTGGCGCGGTCCGCGTTCCCGAAGGGCAGCCTGGCCATGCGGATCCGGGACGAGCTGGGCGAGCTGTTCACGGACGAGGACTTCGCCAGCCTCTATCCGAGCAGGGGGAAGCCAGCGTGGTCGCCGGGCCGGCTGGCGCTGGTGTCGGTCATGCAGTTCGCCGAGGGGTTGGCGGACCGGCAGGCCGCCGACGCGGTGCGCGGGCGGCTGGACTGGAAGTACCTGCTGGGGCTGGAGCTGGCCGATGCGGGCTTCGACCACTCGGTGCTCACCGAGTTCAGGGACCGGCTGATCGAGGGCGACGCCGGGATCGAGCTCCTGGACCGGGTCCTCGGCGCCGCCGCGGAGCGCGGCCTGCTCAAGGCCGGTGGCCGTGCGCGCACGGACTCCACGATCGTGCTGTCCGCCGCGCGGCAGATCAACGGGCTGGTACGGCTCGGTGAAACCCTGCGGGCCGCGTTGAACAGCGTGGCCGCCCGCGAGCCGGAGTGGCTGGCCGGCTGGGCTCCGTCCGACTGGTTCGACCAGTACGCGATCCGGTTCGAAGACACCCGCCTGCCCAAGGGGAAGGCGAAGCAGACCGAGCTGATCGACCAGATCGGGGCCGACGGGCTGAGTCTGCCGGCGGCCCTGAACGCCCCGGATGCCCCTGCGTCCCTACGGCTGCTCGATCGGGTCCAGACGCTGCGGCAGATGTGGATCCAGCAGTACTTCGTCGACGACGGGCAGGTCCGCCGCCGCGACCTCAAGGACCGCCCGCCGGGCGCGGAACGGCTGGTCACGCCCTATGACACCGACGCGCGAGGCAGCGTGAAGCGCGGCACCTTCTGGGACGGCTACAAGGTCCACCTCACCGAGACCTGCGAGCCGGACCGCCCGAACTTGATCACGCACGTCGCCACCACCGACTCCACCGTCCAGGACGTACGGCTGGTCGCCCCGATCCACGCTCATCTCGCTGAGCGCGCCCTGCTGCCAGACCGGCACCTGGTCGACGCGGGCTACGCGACGGCCCGCGAAGTGGTCACCGCCCGTCGGGACCACGGTGTCGGCCTGGTGGGGCCGATCCTCGCGTCGACCAGCTGGCAGACCAAGGACAGCGGCGGCTTCTCGCAGGCCGACTTCACCATCGACTGGGACAGCCAGCGGGTGACCTGCCCCAACGGCATCACCACCAGCAACTGGCGGGAAGACCGCTCCCAGTACGGGGCGGCAGTGGTCCGGGCGCGGTTCCCGACGGCTGCCTGCCGGCCCTGCAAAGCGCGAGAGCAGTGCACCCGTTCCAACAACAAGTCGGACATGGGGCGCCGAATCACCCTCCGCCCGCAGGCGGAGCAGGAGGTGATCCAGCAGGCACGGGCCCAGGAAGACACCCCGGAGTGGAAGGAGCAGTACGCACACCGGGCCGGTGTCGAAGGCACGATCTCCCAGGTAGTACGAGCCTTCGGCCTGCGGCGATGCCGGTATCACGGCCTGCCCAAGGCCCGGCTGCAACACCAGCTCACCGCGATCGCGATGAACTTCCACCGCCTCAACGCATGGTGGACCGACACCCCACGAGCCCGGACCCGCACATCCCATCTTGCAGCTCTCCGGCCTGCCCATTAG
- a CDS encoding vWA domain-containing protein gives MKARLGRRTAAVLLSGVLCALAAGPPTAAAPPRAPEAPERGDGAGGLVMVLDSSGSMADEAGDGRTRMEAARDAVGTVVDSLPDGYPTGLRVYGADRASGCSDTRLARPVEPLDRDAVKKAVAGVEPKGDTPIGLSLQKAVADLPEPEPGAVGRRTVLLISDGEDNCGSPPPCEAAEKLAESGAGLRIDAIGFQVEGKAREQLTCVAEAGHGAYYDAPDAAALARQLQRAAELSAGGYQFRGDPIEGAASAERAPALAPGQHLDTIGPGETRWYAAELDATSTADFGVTAVPQPGVPVGYSDGLELRVHTSGESPMVCDNARATFHQDEGALPLSGAVSRVPTAKANATCDKAGTYHLEVERVSAEDADQARWPLELRTAVEKPLASGTVTAQSATGFGELSKDRAPRVEGPAKAVTGGTGFNDAVRIGEGVWKDGLLPAQTRWYKVKVGWGQQLRYTVDFGNEPTIDHDDLVIRRSFVSTSLHAPSRAPISTGTEFSAYKGYFGKPSVLDHGTVPVTWTNRWEPAAHVKPVRAAGDYYLAVSLGPNTATFAENPAIGVVLRVEVAGTELAGPQKDAPPARDTAEEAPAAGAGAQKGPARDTAAAEEAGWRTPWVLAAVGGASALLVVAVAVLVVRRRAGRGAGGPTRGGTA, from the coding sequence GTGAAGGCTCGGCTCGGCCGCCGGACGGCGGCGGTACTCCTCTCGGGGGTGCTCTGTGCCCTGGCCGCGGGCCCGCCCACGGCCGCCGCCCCGCCCCGTGCCCCTGAGGCCCCCGAGCGGGGGGACGGGGCCGGCGGTCTCGTCATGGTCCTCGACTCCTCCGGCTCCATGGCCGACGAGGCGGGTGACGGCCGTACCCGCATGGAAGCGGCGCGGGACGCGGTCGGCACCGTGGTCGACAGCCTCCCCGACGGTTACCCGACCGGACTGCGGGTCTACGGGGCCGACCGCGCCAGCGGCTGTTCCGACACCCGGCTCGCCCGGCCCGTGGAGCCGTTGGACCGGGACGCGGTGAAGAAGGCGGTCGCCGGGGTCGAGCCCAAGGGCGACACCCCGATCGGGCTCTCCCTCCAGAAGGCCGTCGCCGACCTGCCCGAGCCGGAACCCGGCGCGGTCGGCCGCCGTACCGTCCTGCTCATCTCCGACGGCGAGGACAACTGCGGTTCCCCGCCGCCCTGCGAGGCCGCCGAGAAGCTCGCCGAGTCCGGAGCCGGCCTCAGGATCGACGCCATCGGCTTCCAGGTGGAGGGGAAGGCCCGCGAGCAGCTCACCTGCGTCGCGGAGGCCGGGCACGGCGCCTACTACGACGCCCCGGACGCCGCCGCCCTCGCCCGCCAGCTCCAGCGCGCCGCCGAACTCTCCGCCGGTGGCTACCAGTTCCGGGGGGACCCGATCGAGGGCGCCGCGTCGGCCGAGCGGGCACCCGCCCTCGCGCCCGGCCAGCACCTCGACACCATCGGCCCCGGCGAGACCCGCTGGTACGCGGCCGAGCTGGACGCCACCAGCACCGCCGACTTCGGCGTGACGGCCGTACCGCAGCCGGGCGTTCCGGTCGGCTACTCCGACGGGCTGGAGCTGCGGGTGCACACCTCGGGCGAGTCCCCGATGGTCTGCGACAACGCCCGGGCCACCTTCCACCAGGACGAGGGCGCCCTGCCGCTCAGCGGCGCGGTCAGCCGCGTCCCGACCGCGAAGGCCAACGCCACCTGCGACAAGGCCGGTACGTACCACCTGGAGGTCGAACGGGTCTCCGCCGAGGACGCCGACCAGGCGCGCTGGCCGCTGGAGTTGCGGACGGCGGTCGAGAAGCCGCTCGCCTCGGGGACCGTGACGGCACAGTCGGCCACCGGCTTCGGGGAACTGTCCAAGGACCGGGCGCCGCGCGTCGAGGGCCCGGCGAAGGCCGTCACCGGCGGCACCGGCTTCAACGACGCGGTCCGGATCGGCGAGGGCGTCTGGAAGGACGGCCTGCTGCCCGCGCAGACCCGCTGGTACAAGGTGAAGGTCGGCTGGGGCCAGCAGTTGCGCTACACCGTCGATTTCGGCAACGAGCCGACCATCGACCACGACGACCTGGTCATCCGCCGGTCCTTCGTCTCCACCTCGCTGCACGCCCCGTCGCGGGCACCGATCAGTACGGGGACGGAGTTCAGCGCCTACAAGGGGTACTTCGGCAAGCCGTCCGTCCTCGACCACGGCACCGTGCCCGTGACCTGGACCAACCGCTGGGAGCCCGCCGCCCACGTGAAGCCGGTCCGTGCGGCCGGCGACTACTACCTCGCCGTCTCCCTCGGTCCGAACACCGCGACCTTCGCGGAGAACCCGGCCATCGGAGTCGTCCTCCGCGTCGAGGTGGCCGGGACGGAACTGGCCGGCCCCCAGAAGGACGCCCCGCCGGCGCGGGACACCGCCGAAGAGGCCCCCGCCGCCGGTGCCGGGGCGCAGAAGGGACCCGCGAGGGACACGGCCGCCGCCGAGGAGGCAGGATGGCGGACGCCGTGGGTGCTCGCCGCGGTGGGCGGTGCGTCGGCACTGCTCGTGGTGGCGGTCGCGGTCCTGGTCGTCCGGCGCCGTGCCGGACGGGGCGCGGGCGGTCCGACGAGGGGTGGCACAGCGTGA
- a CDS encoding DUF6344 domain-containing protein: MASKAAHLWTVLVGAFLSLFAALGFSAPASATAPQAQPQPQPRPQSAPQQTPAVPCAAPVEAATAPLWTLGLDRSMPPTMKQRITAEAHGSSPTCRSTVADAVTTPADADREPTDVVDRATESRATPARGSDHENPP; encoded by the coding sequence ATGGCTTCCAAGGCCGCCCACCTGTGGACCGTTCTCGTCGGTGCCTTCCTCTCCCTCTTCGCCGCGCTCGGCTTCAGCGCCCCCGCCTCGGCCACGGCGCCGCAGGCCCAGCCGCAGCCCCAGCCCCGCCCGCAGAGCGCCCCTCAGCAGACGCCCGCCGTCCCCTGCGCCGCACCCGTCGAAGCGGCGACCGCGCCCCTGTGGACACTCGGCCTCGACCGTTCGATGCCGCCCACCATGAAGCAGCGCATCACCGCCGAGGCCCACGGCTCCTCGCCCACCTGCCGCTCCACCGTCGCCGACGCCGTGACCACTCCGGCCGACGCGGACCGCGAGCCCACGGACGTCGTCGACCGCGCCACCGAGTCCCGCGCCACCCCGGCCCGCGGCTCCGACCACGAGAACCCGCCGTGA
- a CDS encoding serine/threonine-protein kinase, which yields MGEVFAGRYELADPIGRGGVGAVWRAWDHRRRRYVAAKVLQQSDAHTLLRFVREQALRIDHPHVLAPASWAADDDQVLFTMDLVSGGSLAHLIGDYGALPPRFVSLLLDQLLAGLAAVHAEGVIHRDIKPANILLEATGSGRPHLRLSDFGISMRQGEPRLTETNYVVGTPGYFAPEQLLGAEPDFTADLFAVGLVALYLLQGRKPDSQALAEHFAAHGTPSAPESIPEPLWQVVATLLQPDPQARFRSANGARKALASAAELLPEPGPGEEPVEVFDQIGPLPPGFGPAGPEAKAGPEGAADSPGPAPAGPTVAPATATPAEAPGAGDSSGEPSTDGFPLAPPAPPAQDPTFVPSQAPTSSAHQPAATAPTTTPAPAPGHVDTRPYTAPGHAPPQPHFPAQPGYGYPQAQPHGAGYGYPQAAPPGPGPAPGATPSRPGPSPKIAVPIALVALVCLVVGFWALTQT from the coding sequence ATGGGTGAGGTCTTCGCCGGCCGGTACGAACTGGCCGATCCGATCGGGCGGGGCGGGGTCGGCGCTGTCTGGCGCGCCTGGGACCACCGACGACGCAGGTACGTGGCGGCCAAGGTGCTCCAGCAGAGCGACGCCCACACCCTGCTGCGGTTCGTCCGCGAACAGGCGTTGCGCATCGACCATCCGCATGTGCTCGCCCCGGCGAGCTGGGCAGCCGACGACGACCAGGTCCTCTTCACCATGGACCTGGTCAGCGGGGGCTCACTCGCCCATCTCATCGGGGACTACGGGGCGTTGCCGCCGCGCTTCGTCTCCCTCCTCCTCGACCAGCTGCTGGCGGGCCTCGCCGCGGTGCACGCGGAGGGGGTCATCCACCGGGACATCAAGCCGGCCAACATCCTGCTGGAAGCCACCGGTTCGGGCCGGCCGCACCTGCGGCTGTCGGACTTCGGCATCTCCATGCGCCAAGGCGAACCACGCCTGACGGAGACCAACTACGTGGTCGGCACCCCCGGTTACTTCGCACCCGAGCAGTTGCTCGGTGCCGAACCGGACTTCACCGCCGACCTGTTCGCGGTCGGCCTGGTCGCGCTCTACCTCCTCCAGGGCCGCAAGCCCGACTCCCAGGCGCTGGCGGAGCACTTCGCGGCACACGGGACGCCGAGCGCCCCCGAGTCGATCCCGGAGCCGCTCTGGCAGGTGGTCGCCACTCTCCTCCAGCCCGACCCGCAGGCCCGCTTCCGCTCGGCCAACGGCGCGCGCAAGGCCCTCGCCTCGGCGGCCGAGCTGCTGCCCGAGCCCGGCCCGGGAGAGGAACCGGTCGAGGTCTTCGATCAGATCGGCCCCCTGCCGCCCGGGTTCGGGCCCGCCGGTCCCGAGGCGAAGGCCGGGCCCGAGGGCGCGGCCGACTCCCCCGGTCCCGCGCCCGCCGGACCCACGGTCGCCCCCGCGACGGCCACCCCTGCCGAGGCGCCCGGAGCCGGCGACAGCTCCGGCGAGCCCAGCACGGACGGCTTCCCGCTCGCCCCGCCCGCGCCCCCGGCCCAGGACCCGACGTTCGTCCCCTCACAGGCCCCCACCTCCTCGGCCCACCAGCCCGCCGCCACGGCCCCCACGACCACGCCCGCGCCCGCGCCCGGCCACGTCGACACCCGTCCGTACACCGCGCCCGGCCACGCGCCGCCCCAGCCTCACTTCCCCGCCCAGCCCGGCTACGGCTACCCCCAGGCCCAGCCGCACGGCGCCGGCTACGGCTACCCACAGGCCGCACCCCCGGGGCCGGGCCCGGCCCCGGGGGCTACGCCCTCGCGCCCCGGCCCCTCCCCGAAGATCGCCGTGCCGATCGCCCTGGTGGCCCTGGTCTGCCTCGTCGTGGGCTTCTGGGCCCTCACCCAGACCTGA
- a CDS encoding DLW-39 family protein, whose product MKKLLLVALAAIGGLLVYRQIQADRAEQDLWTEATDSVPTGS is encoded by the coding sequence GTGAAGAAGCTTCTCCTGGTCGCACTGGCCGCCATCGGCGGGCTCCTCGTGTACCGCCAGATCCAGGCGGATCGCGCCGAGCAGGATCTGTGGACGGAGGCGACCGACTCCGTTCCCACGGGTTCGTGA
- a CDS encoding helix-turn-helix domain-containing protein, with translation MDAAQQEATARARELQRNWYGEPLGALFRRLIDDLGLNQARLAGVLGLSAPMLSQLMSGQRAKIGNPAVVQRVQLLQDLAGQVADGSVSAGEASARMDEIKKSQGGSVLAQTGQAATGSGAPTVKRVVREIQSLLRSVAAAGDIIDAADTLAPTHPELAEFLRVYGAGRTSEAVAHYESHQN, from the coding sequence ATGGACGCAGCGCAGCAGGAAGCGACCGCCAGAGCGCGGGAGCTTCAGCGCAACTGGTACGGAGAGCCGCTGGGGGCGCTGTTCCGACGACTCATCGACGACCTCGGGCTCAACCAGGCTCGGCTGGCCGGAGTCCTCGGCCTCTCCGCTCCCATGCTCTCCCAGCTCATGAGCGGGCAGCGCGCGAAGATCGGCAACCCCGCCGTGGTCCAGCGGGTGCAACTGCTCCAGGACCTCGCGGGACAGGTCGCCGACGGCAGCGTCAGCGCGGGGGAGGCGAGCGCGCGGATGGACGAGATCAAGAAGTCGCAGGGCGGATCGGTGCTCGCCCAGACAGGGCAGGCGGCGACCGGCTCCGGCGCTCCCACCGTCAAGCGGGTGGTGCGCGAGATCCAGTCCCTGCTGCGTTCGGTCGCGGCGGCGGGGGACATCATCGACGCCGCCGACACCCTCGCCCCGACCCATCCGGAACTGGCAGAGTTCCTGCGGGTGTACGGCGCGGGGCGGACCTCCGAGGCCGTCGCCCACTACGAGTCGCACCAGAACTGA
- a CDS encoding peptidase inhibitor family I36 protein — protein sequence MSIRRTFAAVSLAATMLVAAAPTSSAVEDPATGADQPPAAERILATYNGSTIDLADGWQGATTCTEVAVGDVRCYDSVEAELKDLADESLGHAAAAKGQGIEVPDAIDTRGFEAEPLRVPSADSIVGTERLGSSVGTQAINDCIFGYACVYDTTTWGGRMLKWSASGTKNLSTWDFRDKAGSGCNNRQLGGFRLDDWRTGLPDPSLYVGLDRCVNFAKVSYTYGGNWNNKADAVTL from the coding sequence ATGTCCATCCGAAGAACCTTCGCCGCCGTGTCTCTGGCAGCGACCATGCTGGTCGCGGCAGCTCCTACGAGCAGTGCGGTGGAGGACCCGGCCACCGGAGCGGACCAGCCGCCGGCGGCCGAGCGCATCCTCGCCACATACAACGGCAGCACGATCGACCTCGCGGACGGCTGGCAGGGTGCAACGACTTGCACTGAGGTCGCCGTCGGAGATGTCCGCTGCTACGACAGTGTCGAAGCGGAGTTGAAGGACTTGGCTGACGAAAGTCTCGGTCACGCAGCGGCTGCCAAGGGCCAGGGCATCGAGGTCCCCGACGCCATCGACACCCGCGGCTTCGAGGCTGAGCCGCTTCGTGTTCCGTCCGCAGACTCAATCGTGGGCACAGAGCGGCTGGGCAGCTCGGTGGGCACCCAGGCCATCAACGACTGCATCTTCGGATACGCCTGTGTCTACGACACCACCACTTGGGGCGGTCGGATGCTGAAATGGTCCGCTTCGGGTACCAAGAACCTATCCACCTGGGATTTCCGTGACAAGGCAGGATCGGGTTGCAACAACAGGCAGCTCGGGGGCTTCCGCCTGGACGACTGGCGTACTGGGCTTCCGGACCCCTCGCTTTACGTCGGTCTCGACCGCTGCGTCAACTTCGCCAAAGTCAGCTACACCTACGGTGGCAACTGGAACAACAAGGCTGACGCCGTCACGTTGTAA